Genomic DNA from Bifidobacterium sp. ESL0769:
CTATCTCGAGGAGGACGTATATCCGGAGGAATACCCTGCCTTGGTAATCATCCACGACAGCAACTACGAGTATGTCCACCCACACTGGCATCGCGGGTTGGAAATCGTGCATTCGGCGAGCGGTGACGCGCGCTTTACCGTGGGCAACAAAGTCTATGACATCGAGTCAGGAGACACCCTGATCATCAGCCCTTATGAGCTGCACCACGCGTTGATTGACTCGCCTTACCGCGGAATTTCCGTGACCTTCAACGGCGATATCATTGCCAAACTCTATCCTTTCGCCGACCGTTACCGTTGCTCTTGGTTAGCACCTACGGCGAGCGACGACGACCGAGCCTCTTTGGTCGCCTTGCTCATGCGGATTATGGAATTGTCGAATCGTCAGGAACGCGACCGCAGTTTCCTCATCAACGCAGCGCTGTACGAAATGCTCAGCCTGCTATACACCAGATTTACCTGTGGAATCCGCCGACCCGAAGAGATAAGGCGAGGCCGCAACATCATCATGGAAATCATCGGGTACCTCAACAAGCATTACACCGAGCCGCTCAACGAAACGTTCGTCGCACAGCAGTTCGGCTACAGCCGCGAGCATTTCAGTCGGCTTTTCAAGCGCGCCACGGGCAACAGTTTCAAGGAATACCTCACCGAATTGCGCTGCGAGGACGCCCACGCCAAACTACTCAATTCGAAAAGCAGCGTCGCCGACATCAGCCGAGCCGCAGGATTTCCCAGCGCCACTAGTTTCAATGCCGCTTTCCGGCAGCGGTATGGGACGTCTCCACGCGAGTACCGCGCCGTGCGACATACGACGACGCACCGGACGTGAAAGACTGTAGTGAATCTCAGTGTCATATTGCCTCGTTTTAATCGCATCGATATGACATACCGATATACTGTAGATTAGTGAGCGCTTGCCGCACGAATTCCGCTGCGGCAACCCACGCGAAAACAAGCGCTTGAATGTATTATTTCAAGGAGAAAGGCCGACAATGACCGTCGCACACTGCACAACCGTAAGCGCAACTTCGTTGGGATTACCTGGTTCTTGTGCCATCCCCGAAGCGAAAAGCGTGATTCCCAAGCAGATGTTCTATATGAAGCCGCCGGTTTCGGCACGGCTCAAGCAGCGGTTCGTCAGCGACGTGGAATCGATTACCATGCTCGCACTGCTGCGGCCAAACACCATCAACGTCGCCGCAGGCAAGAAAACCCGCGAAATCCTGGTGATGGGCATTGAACAAAACTGCAAGGACGCACCGGTCGAGGTGATGGAGCATATCGCGAAACTGCGTTCGGCTTCGAATATCTTCTTTATTTGCATGCGCGACGCGAGTCTTGGCAAAGATGACGGCGACGCTCAAAGCGGCAGCACTCAAACAGACAGCAACGATTTGCAATGTGTCTTCGCGCTGCAACGCATTCTGCCCGTTCGCGCCGGGCATCAAGGCGAGGCACAGACGCAGACTTACGTCAGCAAATGGCAGGATCCCAAAACCGCTTCCCTATCGGTAACCGGCGAAACACTGGACGACGTGTGGCAAAGCCTATGCGCACAGGTGATTTTCGGCGACAGCGACGGCAGCAATCTGGACGCACGACTCGCCAAGCAGTCGGCGATTGCCGAGCTCACCGCGCAAATCACCAAGCTCGAAGGCGACCACGCCCGCGCGAAAGACGGCACCAAGCGCAACGAGATCTACGTCAAGCTTCACAAGGCCAAGAAACAGCTGGAAGAGCTGCAGCAGTAGACAAGTAGCGTAGTATCAAGATTATTTTTGATACCAATAGAGGTCGGTAATGGATAATTTTCATTACCGACCTCTATTGTTTGTATCCCTTAACTTCAGATGGAATACACCCTTACCCCATATTCGTGGCTAATACGGGCAGGATGGCCCTTCGGGTGCTGTGGGTGCCCAAAGATATCCTCATACCTGTTCTGGGCAATGACCTTTCCGGTTGAATCCTTGATGGTCAATACACCATTCCAGCAGCTTCGCCCTTTTTCAACCGTAAGCCCTTCGATATTCAAAGCCTTATCAGTATCCAAGATTGCTGACCTGTGACCTTCAAGGCGCTGACCGGTCTCTTCGTTCCATACGTCCCAGAAAATTTCGGCATCTTCAATGGCGACTTTACCGTCGTTGACCGCCACCACTCCGTTGACTTTCTCTTTCGTTTGGTCGAGGAAAACGCCAACCGGCTGATTAATCATCTCAAGCTCTCGGAATGCCGGCTTGGGCAAACCCCACCAATCAAGCACCCCATAGAAACTTTGCGG
This window encodes:
- a CDS encoding AraC family transcriptional regulator yields the protein MALSSPKPTYNTVITPDYLEEDVYPEEYPALVIIHDSNYEYVHPHWHRGLEIVHSASGDARFTVGNKVYDIESGDTLIISPYELHHALIDSPYRGISVTFNGDIIAKLYPFADRYRCSWLAPTASDDDRASLVALLMRIMELSNRQERDRSFLINAALYEMLSLLYTRFTCGIRRPEEIRRGRNIIMEIIGYLNKHYTEPLNETFVAQQFGYSREHFSRLFKRATGNSFKEYLTELRCEDAHAKLLNSKSSVADISRAAGFPSATSFNAAFRQRYGTSPREYRAVRHTTTHRT
- a CDS encoding DUF4391 domain-containing protein gives rise to the protein MTVAHCTTVSATSLGLPGSCAIPEAKSVIPKQMFYMKPPVSARLKQRFVSDVESITMLALLRPNTINVAAGKKTREILVMGIEQNCKDAPVEVMEHIAKLRSASNIFFICMRDASLGKDDGDAQSGSTQTDSNDLQCVFALQRILPVRAGHQGEAQTQTYVSKWQDPKTASLSVTGETLDDVWQSLCAQVIFGDSDGSNLDARLAKQSAIAELTAQITKLEGDHARAKDGTKRNEIYVKLHKAKKQLEELQQ